The DNA window GCCAGGTGGATCCCAACTACGGGGTGCTGGCCGGGGCGCCCGAGCTGTCGGTCTTCCGCGCCCACTCGGGCCGGATGGCCGCCAAGAGCGGCACCACCCCGCCCACCGACGGCCCGACCACGCCCCCGACCAACCCGCCCACCACGCCTCCGACCAAGCCTCCGACGACTCCCCCACGACCCCGCCGACCACTCCCCCACCACTCCCCCACCACGCCGCCCACGACCCCGCCCACCACGCCCCCGGCCGGGTCCGGCTGCGCGGTGTCGTACCAGCTCTCGGACTGGGGCACCAGCTTCAACGCCGACATCACCGTCAAGAACCGGGGGACCAGCGCGATCAACGGCTGGAAGCTGGTCTTCTCCTTCCCCGGCGGCCAGACCATCAACTCGATCTGGAACGCCAAGGCCACCCAGAGCGGCAAGCAGGTGACCGTCACCAACGAAGCCTGGACCGGCACCATCCCGGCCGCCGGCTCGGTGAACTTCGGCCTCAACGGCGCCTCCTCGCCGGGCACCAACGGCGTACCCACCGCCTTCACCCTCAACGGGCAGAACTGCTCCATCGGCTGACCGCATCCGTGCGGAAGGGAGACACCTCATGATCAAACGCCTCGCAGCACTGGCCGGCGCCGCCGCGCTGGCCCTGGTCGGCACGGTCACCGTGACCGCGCCCGCCGCCCACGCGGCCAACGCCCCCAACGGCTACCCGTACTGCGCCAACGGCAGCGCCAGTGACCCCGACGGAGACGGCTGGGGCTGGGAGAACAACCAGTCCTGCGTGGTCCGGGGCGGCAAGGCCGACACCGGTGGCTCGGGCGGGTCCGGCGGCTCCAGCAGCGGCGGGTCCGGCGGCTCCACCCTGACCTGCCCCTCCGGGATGAGCTGCGGCTCGTACACGGTCAGCGGCCTCGGCAGCCGCAAGCAGCAGGTCCGCAACGCCGGCGGCAATGTGCTGGACCTGGCCGTGGCCATGCTGGAGACCGACACCATGACCAGCAACTACGCGTACGGCGACAACAAGTCCGGGGACGCCGCCAACTTCGGCATCTTCAAGCAGAACTGGATGATGCTGCGCGCCGCGTGCAGCCGCTTCCAGGGGCAGAGCGCCTCCCAGTGGAACAACGGCGCCGCGCTCAACAGCGACCTCAGCTCGGATGTGTCCTGCCTGCACCAGAGCCAGAACCACTACGGCACCAACACCTGGTTCGCCGGCCACCGCAACGGCTCCTCCGGCCTGAACAACCCCAACACCACCGACATCAACAACTACCGCAACGCCGTCTACTGGATCCGCGACCAGCTCAACAGCAACTCCGCCAACCTCAGCAATGACACCCGCTACTGGGTCAACGTCCCGGCGATCTGACACCGCCGACCGACCGACCGACTGACCGACCGTCCAGCCGGCCGGGCCGCCGCCTCCTCGGGCAGCGGCCCGGCCGTACGCATCCTCACCAGCGCTACCGGAGAGGGTCCTTGGTGCCGTTGAGCTCGGCCTCCAGATAGCCCATCGCCTTGATGAAGACGGTGCGCTCCTCGGGGCTCAACTGCTGGAGCGCCCGCACGATGGGGGCCGTCGCACCCTCCAGCCAGGCATCGGCGAGGCCCTCGCTGCCGGGGGTGATCCGGACGATGGTGCGGCGGCGGTCCGCAGGGTCGGTCGACCGCTCGGCGAAGCCGACCCGCTCCAGGTCGGCCACCAGGCCGCTCACGGTGGCCAGGCTGAGGTCGAGAGCCGAGGCCAGCGCCCCCACGGTGGCCTCCTGCTCGCGCAGCAGGGACAGGGCCGAGCTGTGGCGCGGGCCGAGCGACACCCCGTCGAGCACGACCGGTTCGGCCGGACGCCGACGCATCCCCCGCATGACCCGGGGTAGCAGCTGCACCAGCTTGCCAAGGCCGTCGTGCACCGTGCACCCCGCAGCGGCGCCGTGGTCCTCGGCGGCTGACGGGTTCTGCCGGTGTCGTGCCTTCACGTCGGCATTGTACCGGTACATAGTCGAACCAAATAATTTGGTGTACCAAACTGTTAGGCTGACCAAAGCAAATCGGACGCCCTGCGGAGGCCAGTTATGACATCGCTCGACCCGACGGTTACCGATGTGTCCACTTACGCCGGTTCGTGGACCCTCGATCCCGACCGCACCTCGATCACCTTCCACACCAAGGCCATGTGGGTGCTCCCGGTGAAGGGCACGTTCCGGGCGCTGGAGGGGGCCGGCGAGGTCGGGGCCGACGGCAGCCTCAGCGGGACGCTGGTGATCGACGCGGCCTCGATCGACACCGGGAACAAGAAGCGTGACGATCATCTGCGCAACGCCGACTTCCTGGAGGTCACGGCACACCCGGCGATCACCTTCACGGCCACGGGCGCCGTTGCCACCCCCGCCGGCAAGGTCGAGGTGACCGGAGAGCTCACCGTCCACGGCCGGACCAAGCCGCTCACCCTGCTTGCCGAGGTCAGCGCCACCGGCGACTCGGCCACCGTCTCCACCGAGGTCGAGATCGACCGCAGCCTCTGGGGCCTGACCTGGGCCCAGATGGGCGCCGGCCTCAAGAACCGCGCCGTCGTCACCGCCCACTTCCACCGCCCCTGACCCACCCTTCCCCCGCGCCCCCCGACGCCCAGCCGGGGGGCGCGGGGGCCACGGCACCAGACGAGGCAGAAGAACCGGTGGCCGCGCGGCTTGCTCCGGGGTCCCCGCGACGCGGAACGGAAGGGCGGGGCTACCCCCTGGCGGCCATGCCTCCGGGAGGCGTCATCGCGCGCTACTTCGTTGCGATCACGTAGACGCTGGCCCACCGCCGCTTCGGGTTGGCCATGGTCGGGTCGAAGGTCCACGGCTCGACTGTCTTGAAGCCCGCCTCGCAGAAGAGCTGGACCAACTTCCCGTGGTCGTACGCCCAGTAGTGGGGGTTGTAGGTGGGGTCGTCGTCCTGGTCGCGGAAGACGTAGTTGATGAGGTCGAGGTAGGTGTTGATGTCGCTGCGGCACTCCCGCTTGGCGTACCACCGTTCGATCATCTCGGTGGCCTGTTCCGGCGGCGCCGGGTACTGGCTCAGGACGTAGGCGGCGTCGGGGACGCCGGTGATGAGCTGCCCGCCGGGTGCGAGCACGCGGTGGGCCTCGTGTGCATAGTGCTTGGCGGAGCGCGGGTAGTCGATGTGCTCCAGGAAGTGCTCCGAGAAGACTTCTTGGGTGCTGTCGTCGGCGAGCGGGATGCCTTCACGTACGTCCCACAGGAGGTCGGCGGGCGGGACGATGTCGATGTTGAGGAAGCCCTCGATACGGTGGCCGCCGCCACCGATCTGGATCTTGGTGGGGCTGGGCTTCAGGACCCCGTCGGACAGGTCGGCGACGCTGGCCCGGTGGTGGCGGTGCAGCTCGACTTCCTTGACGGCCGCCCTGAGCGTGCGGGCGA is part of the Peterkaempfera bronchialis genome and encodes:
- a CDS encoding class I SAM-dependent methyltransferase; translation: MTPHDEQITALLTQLDQALGSPATTHGLARTLRAAVKEVELHRHHRASVADLSDGVLKPSPTKIQIGGGGHRIEGFLNIDIVPPADLLWDVREGIPLADDSTQEVFSEHFLEHIDYPRSAKHYAHEAHRVLAPGGQLITGVPDAAYVLSQYPAPPEQATEMIERWYAKRECRSDINTYLDLINYVFRDQDDDPTYNPHYWAYDHGKLVQLFCEAGFKTVEPWTFDPTMANPKRRWASVYVIATK
- a CDS encoding YceI family protein; this translates as MSTYAGSWTLDPDRTSITFHTKAMWVLPVKGTFRALEGAGEVGADGSLSGTLVIDAASIDTGNKKRDDHLRNADFLEVTAHPAITFTATGAVATPAGKVEVTGELTVHGRTKPLTLLAEVSATGDSATVSTEVEIDRSLWGLTWAQMGAGLKNRAVVTAHFHRP
- a CDS encoding carbohydrate-binding domain-containing protein, encoding MIKRLAALAGAAALALVGTVTVTAPAAHAANAPNGYPYCANGSASDPDGDGWGWENNQSCVVRGGKADTGGSGGSGGSSSGGSGGSTLTCPSGMSCGSYTVSGLGSRKQQVRNAGGNVLDLAVAMLETDTMTSNYAYGDNKSGDAANFGIFKQNWMMLRAACSRFQGQSASQWNNGAALNSDLSSDVSCLHQSQNHYGTNTWFAGHRNGSSGLNNPNTTDINNYRNAVYWIRDQLNSNSANLSNDTRYWVNVPAI
- a CDS encoding MarR family winged helix-turn-helix transcriptional regulator, giving the protein MKARHRQNPSAAEDHGAAAGCTVHDGLGKLVQLLPRVMRGMRRRPAEPVVLDGVSLGPRHSSALSLLREQEATVGALASALDLSLATVSGLVADLERVGFAERSTDPADRRRTIVRITPGSEGLADAWLEGATAPIVRALQQLSPEERTVFIKAMGYLEAELNGTKDPLR